The following are from one region of the Coffea eugenioides isolate CCC68of chromosome 2, Ceug_1.0, whole genome shotgun sequence genome:
- the LOC113761969 gene encoding glutathione S-transferase zeta class-like isoform X2, whose translation MLLQATGGHGAREEAEPKKLKLYSYWLSSCSCRVRIGLDLKGLEYEYVAVNFPEGEQQTPEFLKLNPMGYVPVLVDGDIVLADSIAILLYLDEKFPQHPLLPKDSVRRAINFQAANVISSSIQPRQLMLQHMREKLGPQEAIACAQDDIRTGFAALEKLLKDYAGRYATGNEVFLVDLFLAPQIHAAITRFKVEMDEFPLLSRLFEAYMELPAFQDNMPGKQPDTPAEHRV comes from the exons ATG TTATTGCAGGCGACCGGCGGTCATGGTGCCAGAGAAGAGGCAGAGCCGAAGAAGCTGAAGCTTTACTCATACTGGCTGAGCTCTTGTTCTTGTCGCGTTCGCATTGGTCTCGACTTAAAAG GATTGGAGTACGAGTACGTAGCGGTGAATTTTCCTGAAGGAGAACAGCAGACACCTG AGTTTTTGAAGCTGAACCCCATGGGGTACGTACCGGTACTGGTGGATGGGGACATAGTACTTGCAGACTCTATTGCCATCTTGTTG TATCTAGATGAGAAGTTTCCTCAACATCCGTTGTTACCGAAGGATTCTGTGAGGAGGGCTATCAACTTCCAG GCGGCAAATGTTATTTCTTCGAGTATACAGCCTCGTCAACTTATGCTT CAACATATGAGAGAAAAATTAGGACCTCAAGAAGCTATCGCTTGTGCGCAAGATGATATACGAACAGGCTTTGCTG CGCTGGAGAAGCTATTGAAAGATTATGCTGGTCGATATGCCACTGGCAATGAAGTTTTCCTG GTTGATTTATTCCTAGCACCCCAAATTCATGCTGCCATTACAAGATTCAAGGTCGAGATG GATGAGTTTCCTCTTCTATCAAGGTTGTTTGAGGCATATATGGAGCTACCTGCTTTCCAAGATAATATGCCAGGAAAACAGCCTGATACACCAGCCGAGCATCGAGTCTGA
- the LOC113760941 gene encoding vestitone reductase-like: MEGEKMEKGRVCVTGGTGFLASWLIKRLLEDGYSVNATIRYSSDPKKNINHLTELPGALERLRVINADLDKPDSFNAAIEGCIGVFHVAHPMDFEGKETEETKINRSIRGTIGILQACLNSKTVKRVVYTSSASTVWSNDKGLNMVDESIWSDVDHIRRIFGGSGPVSYAITKTLTEKAALEFAEKNGLDLVSIIPTWIHGPFVCPFMPGSVRSSMAMIIGHQDEFSIKYHYKTPFVHTDDVARAHIFLFEYPEAKGRYICSAVEVTIDKLAECLSARYPEYPIPTADSLKEMTGSEESGSLSSKKLLDTGFEYKYSIEDMFDAAIQCCKQNGFL, encoded by the exons ATGGAAGGGGAGAAGATGGAGAAGGGGAGAGTATGTGTAACTGGTGGAACTGGATTTTTGGCATCATGGTTGATCAAAAGGCTGCTTGAAGATGGTTATTCTGTCAACGCTACAATTAGATACTCTTCAG ATCCAAAGAAAAACATTAACCACCTCACAGAACTACCTGGTGCATTAGAAAGACTACGAGTTATCAACGCTGATCTTGATAAACCAGACAGCTTTAATGCAGCAATTGAAGGCTGCATTGGAGTCTTTCATGTTGCTCACCCTATGGATTTTGAGGGCAAAGAAACCGAGGAAACAAAGATCAATAGATCTATCAGGGGAACAATTGGGATTCTTCAGGCATGCCTTAATTCCAAGACAGTGAAGCGAGTTGTTTATACTTCCAGTGCATCCACTGTCTGGTCAAATGATAAGGGCCTAAACATGGTGGATGAAAGCATCTGGAGTGATGTAGATCATATTAGGAGGATCTTTGGTGGTAGTGGGCCGGTCTCTTATGCAATCACCAAGACGTTAACAGAAAAAGCTGCATTGGAATTTGCAGAGAAAAATGGGCTTGATCTTGTGAGCATAATTCCTACCTGGATACATGGCCCCTTTGTATGCCCTTTTATGCCTGGCTCTGTACGCTCCTCAATGGCAATGATCATTG GTCATCAAGATGAATTCAGCATTAAGTATCATTATAAAACACCATTTGTGCATACTGATGATGTGGCCAGGGCACACATCTTTCTGTTTGAGTATCCTGAAGCTAAAGGGAGGTATATTTGTTCTGCTGTTGAAGTCACTATTGATAAGTTAGCCGAATGCCTGTCCGCTAGGTACCCTGAGTATCCAATACCAACTGCTGA TTCCTTGAAGGAGATGACAGGATCCGAAGAATCTGGTAGCCTTTCTTCCAAGAAACTTTTGGACACTGGATTCGAATACAAATACAGCATTGAAGACATGTTTGATGCAGCAATTCAGTGTTGCAAACAAAATGGTTTTCTATAA
- the LOC113761969 gene encoding glutathione S-transferase zeta class-like isoform X1, which yields MKLLQATGGHGAREEAEPKKLKLYSYWLSSCSCRVRIGLDLKGLEYEYVAVNFPEGEQQTPEFLKLNPMGYVPVLVDGDIVLADSIAILLYLDEKFPQHPLLPKDSVRRAINFQAANVISSSIQPRQLMLQHMREKLGPQEAIACAQDDIRTGFAALEKLLKDYAGRYATGNEVFLVDLFLAPQIHAAITRFKVEMDEFPLLSRLFEAYMELPAFQDNMPGKQPDTPAEHRV from the exons ATG AAGTTATTGCAGGCGACCGGCGGTCATGGTGCCAGAGAAGAGGCAGAGCCGAAGAAGCTGAAGCTTTACTCATACTGGCTGAGCTCTTGTTCTTGTCGCGTTCGCATTGGTCTCGACTTAAAAG GATTGGAGTACGAGTACGTAGCGGTGAATTTTCCTGAAGGAGAACAGCAGACACCTG AGTTTTTGAAGCTGAACCCCATGGGGTACGTACCGGTACTGGTGGATGGGGACATAGTACTTGCAGACTCTATTGCCATCTTGTTG TATCTAGATGAGAAGTTTCCTCAACATCCGTTGTTACCGAAGGATTCTGTGAGGAGGGCTATCAACTTCCAG GCGGCAAATGTTATTTCTTCGAGTATACAGCCTCGTCAACTTATGCTT CAACATATGAGAGAAAAATTAGGACCTCAAGAAGCTATCGCTTGTGCGCAAGATGATATACGAACAGGCTTTGCTG CGCTGGAGAAGCTATTGAAAGATTATGCTGGTCGATATGCCACTGGCAATGAAGTTTTCCTG GTTGATTTATTCCTAGCACCCCAAATTCATGCTGCCATTACAAGATTCAAGGTCGAGATG GATGAGTTTCCTCTTCTATCAAGGTTGTTTGAGGCATATATGGAGCTACCTGCTTTCCAAGATAATATGCCAGGAAAACAGCCTGATACACCAGCCGAGCATCGAGTCTGA
- the LOC113761969 gene encoding glutathione S-transferase zeta class-like isoform X3, translating into MATGGHGAREEAEPKKLKLYSYWLSSCSCRVRIGLDLKGLEYEYVAVNFPEGEQQTPEFLKLNPMGYVPVLVDGDIVLADSIAILLYLDEKFPQHPLLPKDSVRRAINFQAANVISSSIQPRQLMLQHMREKLGPQEAIACAQDDIRTGFAALEKLLKDYAGRYATGNEVFLVDLFLAPQIHAAITRFKVEMDEFPLLSRLFEAYMELPAFQDNMPGKQPDTPAEHRV; encoded by the exons ATG GCGACCGGCGGTCATGGTGCCAGAGAAGAGGCAGAGCCGAAGAAGCTGAAGCTTTACTCATACTGGCTGAGCTCTTGTTCTTGTCGCGTTCGCATTGGTCTCGACTTAAAAG GATTGGAGTACGAGTACGTAGCGGTGAATTTTCCTGAAGGAGAACAGCAGACACCTG AGTTTTTGAAGCTGAACCCCATGGGGTACGTACCGGTACTGGTGGATGGGGACATAGTACTTGCAGACTCTATTGCCATCTTGTTG TATCTAGATGAGAAGTTTCCTCAACATCCGTTGTTACCGAAGGATTCTGTGAGGAGGGCTATCAACTTCCAG GCGGCAAATGTTATTTCTTCGAGTATACAGCCTCGTCAACTTATGCTT CAACATATGAGAGAAAAATTAGGACCTCAAGAAGCTATCGCTTGTGCGCAAGATGATATACGAACAGGCTTTGCTG CGCTGGAGAAGCTATTGAAAGATTATGCTGGTCGATATGCCACTGGCAATGAAGTTTTCCTG GTTGATTTATTCCTAGCACCCCAAATTCATGCTGCCATTACAAGATTCAAGGTCGAGATG GATGAGTTTCCTCTTCTATCAAGGTTGTTTGAGGCATATATGGAGCTACCTGCTTTCCAAGATAATATGCCAGGAAAACAGCCTGATACACCAGCCGAGCATCGAGTCTGA
- the LOC113762894 gene encoding vestitone reductase-like: protein MEEDKMEKGRVCVTGGTGFFASWLVKRLLEDGYSVNATVRSSSDRRKNINYLTELPGASERLRIFNADLDKPDSFDAAIEGCIGVFHVAHPIDFEGKDTEETKIKKAVSGTIGILQACLNSKTVKRVVYTSSASTVVFNDKGLNMVDESIWSDVDHIRRIFGGSGLASYAITKTLTEKAALEFAEKNGLDLVSIIPTWIHGPFVCPFLPGSVRSSMAMVIGHQDEFSVKYLYKTPFVHTDDVARAHIFLFEYPEAKGRYICSAVEITIDKLAECLSARYPEYAIPTADSLKEMTGSEESGSLSSKKLLDTGFEYKYSIEDMFDAAIQCCKQNGFL from the exons ATGGAAGAGGACAAGATGGAGAAGGGAAGAGTGTGTGTAACAGGTGGAACTGGATTCTTTGCATCATGGTTGGTCAAAAGACTTCTTGAAGATGGTTATTCTGTCAACGCCACAGTTAGGTCCTCTTCAG ACCGAAGGAAAAACATTAACTACCTCACAGAGCTACCCGGTGCATCAGAAAGATTGCGGATTTTCAATGCTGATCTTGATAAACCAGATAGCTTTGATGCAGCAATTGAGGGCTGCATTGGAGTCTTTCATGTTGCTCATCCTATTGACTTCGAGGGCAAAGACACTGAGGAAACAAAGATAAAAAAGGCGGTCAGTGGAACAATTGGGATTCTTCAGGCATGCCTTAATTCAAAGACAGTGAAGCGAGTTGTTTATACTTCCAGTGCATCCACTGTCGTTTTCAATGATAAGGGCCTAAACATGGTGGATGAAAGCATCTGGAGTGATGTAGATCATATTAGGAGGATCTTTGGTGGTAGTGGGCTGGCCTCTTACGCAATCACCAAGACGTTAACGGAAAAAGCTGCCTTAGAATTTGCAGAGAAAAATGGGCTTGATCTTGTGAGCATAATTCCTACCTGGATACATGGCCCCTTTGTATGCCCTTTTCTGCCTGGCTCTGTACGTTCCTCGATGGCAATGGTCATTG GTCATCAAGACGAATTCAGCGTTAAGTATCTTTATAAAACACCATTTGTGCATACTGATGATGTGGCCAGGGCACACATCTTTCTGTTTGAGTATCCTGAAGCCAAAGGGAGGTATATTTGTTCTGCTGTTGAAATCACTATTGATAAGTTAGCCGAATGCCTGTCCGCTAGGTACCCGGAGTATGCAATACCAACTGCTGA TTCCTTGAAGGAGATGACAGGATCCGAAGAATCTGGTAGCCTTTCATCCAAGAAACTTTTGGACACTGGATTCGAATACAAATACAGCATTGAAGACATGTTTGATGCAGCAATTCAGTGTTGCAAACAAAATGGTTTTCTATGA
- the LOC113760763 gene encoding glutathione S-transferase 2-like isoform X2, with the protein MQQKSASPVDNSTSTAPPKLILYSFWQSSCSWRVRFALNLKGLPYEYRAVNLSKGEQFSPEFEKINPLHYVPALADADLVVSDSLAILLYLEEKYPHKALMPLDPGLRALNLQAANIVSSSIQPLHMVSVLRNIEEKFGSEERSSWAQSKIETGFFALEKLLNSLAGKYATGDEIYLETTNRKLKSDGFNGHY; encoded by the exons ATGCAGCAGAAGAGTGCGAGCCCTGTTGATAATTCAACATCAACAGCCCCTCCAAAGCTTATACTCTACTCTTTCTGGCAGAGTTCATGCTCTTGGAGAGTCCGCTTTGCTTTGAATCTTAAAG GGCTTCCGTATGAGTATAGAGCAGTAAATCTTAGCAAAGGAGAGCAATTCAGCCCAG AGTTTGAGAAAATAAATCCACTACATTATGTTCCTGCGTTGGCTGATGCAGATTTGGTGGTGTCTGATTCATTGGCAATATTGCTG TATCTGGAGGAGAAGTATCCCCACAAAGCATTAATGCCCCTTGATCCTGGACTACGAGCCCTCAATCTTCAG GCTGCAAACATTGTCTCCTCCAGCATACAGCCTCTGCATATGGTGTCAGTGCTG AGGAATATTGAGGAAAAATTTGGTTCCGAAGAAAGATCATCATGGGCTCAATCTAAGATAGAGACAGGCTTCTTTG CTCTTGAGAAGTTGCTAAACAGCCTTGCTGGGAAATATGCTACAGGAGATGAAATATACTTG GAAACAACAAACAGAAAGTTGAAATCTGATGGTTTCAACGGTCATTATTGA
- the LOC113760763 gene encoding glutathione S-transferase zeta class-like isoform X1 — protein sequence MQQKSASPVDNSTSTAPPKLILYSFWQSSCSWRVRFALNLKGLPYEYRAVNLSKGEQFSPEFEKINPLHYVPALADADLVVSDSLAILLYLEEKYPHKALMPLDPGLRALNLQAANIVSSSIQPLHMVSVLRNIEEKFGSEERSSWAQSKIETGFFALEKLLNSLAGKYATGDEIYLADVFLAPQIAVAIKRFNIDMSKFPTLSRIFNSYKALPEFLDSLPERQPDAVN from the exons ATGCAGCAGAAGAGTGCGAGCCCTGTTGATAATTCAACATCAACAGCCCCTCCAAAGCTTATACTCTACTCTTTCTGGCAGAGTTCATGCTCTTGGAGAGTCCGCTTTGCTTTGAATCTTAAAG GGCTTCCGTATGAGTATAGAGCAGTAAATCTTAGCAAAGGAGAGCAATTCAGCCCAG AGTTTGAGAAAATAAATCCACTACATTATGTTCCTGCGTTGGCTGATGCAGATTTGGTGGTGTCTGATTCATTGGCAATATTGCTG TATCTGGAGGAGAAGTATCCCCACAAAGCATTAATGCCCCTTGATCCTGGACTACGAGCCCTCAATCTTCAG GCTGCAAACATTGTCTCCTCCAGCATACAGCCTCTGCATATGGTGTCAGTGCTG AGGAATATTGAGGAAAAATTTGGTTCCGAAGAAAGATCATCATGGGCTCAATCTAAGATAGAGACAGGCTTCTTTG CTCTTGAGAAGTTGCTAAACAGCCTTGCTGGGAAATATGCTACAGGAGATGAAATATACTTG GCTGATGTATTTTTGGCACCGCAAATTGCTGTTGCAATAAAAAGGTTTAATATTGACATG TCTAAGTTCCCTACATTGAGCAGGATATTCAATTCATACAAGGCTTTAccagaatttcttgattctctGCCCGAAAGACAACCCGATGCGGTTAATTGA
- the LOC113761971 gene encoding glutathione S-transferase zeta class-like, producing the protein MAGEESKKLKLYSDWLSSCACRVRIGLNLKGLEYEYVPVNLLKGEQQTPEFLKLNPVGFVPVLVDGDVVLADSFAILMYLEEKFPQHSLLPKDLYGRGINYQAASIVCSSIQPYQNITILKFMKEKLGPDADVAWARDQIRRGFAALEKLLKDYSGKYATGDEVFLADLFLAPQIDGAIRRFKVDMDEFPLLARIFKAYLELPAFRDAMPGRQPDTPAEHRD; encoded by the exons ATG GCCGGAGAGGAGTCAAAGAAACTGAAGCTCTACTCGGACTGGCTGAGCTCTTGCGCTTGCCGCGTTCGCATTGGTCTCAACTTGAAAG GATTAGAGTACGAGTACGTGCCAGTGAACTTGCTGAAAGGAGAACAACAGACTCCTG AGTTTTTGAAGCTTAACCCTGTTGGGTTTGTGCCCGTGCTGGTCGATGGTGATGTAGTACTTGCAGACTCTTTTGCCATCTTGATG TATCTTGAAGAAAAGTTTCCTCAGCATTCCTTGTTACCTAAGGATCTTTATGGAAGGGGTATCAACTACCAG GCTGCGAGTATCGTTTGCTCAAGTATTCAGCCTTACCAGAACATAACTATTCTT AAatttatgaaagaaaaattgggTCCTGATGCAGATGTTGCTTGGGCTCGAGATCAAATTCGAAGAGGCTTTGCTG CTCTTGAGAAACTGTTGAAAGATTATTCTGGGAAGTATGCTACCGGGGACGAAGTTTTTCTG GCTGATTTATTTCTGGCACCGCAGATTGATGGTGCCATTAGAAGATTCAAGGTTGACATG GATGAGTTTCCTCTTCTGGCGAGGATTTTCAAGGCATATTTAGAGCTACCTGCATTTCGGGATGCTATGCCAGGAAGGCAACCTGATACACCAGCTGAGCATCGAGACTGA